The Hippocampus zosterae strain Florida chromosome 11, ASM2543408v3, whole genome shotgun sequence genome includes the window GGAAGTTTGGAAAGGTTCCATGTCAACTGCAAGAACAACCGAGTGTAACCCAGCCTTGATAagactgttattttattgttagtttctgtagggTGATATTTGTTTTTGATACTGCTGTTTCCGAGGGACGACGAACGCAGCGCTCGGAGCGAGGACTCGTTAGCGAGAGAGACGGAACATTCTCGCACTTTCCCAGGCGGGTCGAACGAAAGAACGATAAATGAAAACTTGTCCTTGAACCTCTACCTGTGCAAGATAGTAGAGTTGTATCCTGTGGAaatctttctcttttttctttccaaggcAAGAGAAGGGTTTAGAAGAGATAACCTTCCTggtgagtgtttttttgttgaatatgtCCGATTAGCATTTCTAGCATTCAATTTGTAACATAAAAAACTGTCAGGAATGGAGTTTGTGAAAATGGAGATTGTTGTTCTGTTGATATAACTGCCgttataaaagaaagaaaaaaaggaatacaTCATTGTACCGACTGTGCGCTCCGCAGCAAGTGTATTAGCATCGAGCAAAGCTAACGTGCTCACGGCGAATAGCGCTGTGGCCTTCGTTCGGGCCAATTTGAGAAAATCGTCATTTTCCCTAGCCGATTATTGCCACGTTCAGTGAATGCCTTGCGCATTTTGTGCaggctgttttttggggggactccTAGACCATCAAAAGATGGGACTACGTAGTCTGGAGACTGGATGCCACGTGGGACGTTGGTGAAGGACATCTCGGACTTCAAAGCCACCCGTCCCCTTGGAGGGTGGCAGGACAGTTGAAAGgatttccctcttttttttctgacgaaaccagcatttttttgttgaatctgaGATCTCAGTGGTTTTTTTCATGGGTCAGATCTGATACCAAAAACGACTGATAAGAACTGCTAACAATCTAACTTCTGTTTTCTTCCTTGTTCATCTTTATGCATTCTGGTTCAGTTTCCCATCTACTCCTATTGTAAATATttattcaatatatatatatttttataaaaaaCTCAGTGTGTCTTCTTCCTGTTGGAGGTTTCCCCTTGACTCTAACGAGAGTCTGTTGTTGCCAATCTCACTGTGACCTTAAGTAGTGCACCCTAACTCGAATAGATTTGATAAATTGACACCCTTTCCCTTGACTGACAACTTCATAGAAGGGTGCCACTAGTAGCTGCACCTAGGGTGGCTACACGAACATGATTTTATGTTCGTCTATTACGTTTGTGAAGTGGTTATTTACAGAGCGTGTCTGAGAGTGAGGGGGGGGTGTATGTAGAGTGCGAGCATGTACatctgcacgtgtgtgtgtcactacaaaagtaaaaataaaaaacatgattCTGTGTTTTATAAGAAGTGAAGATGATGTTGGGTGGCACCATGTTTGTGGTGCGTTTCTTTGCGGTGTGCGTTAGTGAGCGAGGGCGCTCGCTGCGTCTCAGGCTTGGGCTTCCTGGTCGCCCTCCTGGACGTGGTTGGACTTGCCCAGCGTCTTGATTTTGCCCAGCGTCTCCACCAGCGTCTCTTTGACACTCTTCTCCAGCAGCCAGCCTTCGCTCTCACATTCAGGATTCTCGGGGTCGCTCATGGTCTCCAGAGCGGTGCTCAGGTACTTCAGGCCCGCCATGTCTGCACACTGcatcacgtgcacacacacggagGGAAAGGGGAATGAAGCGTCGAGAGAACGGCACCGTATCGGACATCGGATGGGCTATGCGGTCACTGAAGGGGAGGCTTTTGTTTGCGGTGCATCCAGGCCATCGGGAAAGCTGATCTGGACACGGGAAATGGGATTAAAGCCGCCAGAATAGTCGCTGATCCTCAGCGGGGGGCCTTTTGATCCACTCGAACGTTTCCCGAACGACTTAACGACTCGGGCGCTCCGCTCGTTCGGACCGAGGCGGGCTCACCTGCAGCAGGACGGTGGCGGCGACGAGCGCGCCGGCGCCGCTCATCAGGCCGCTGAAGTAGGAGAAGAGGGCCTCGCGGCAGCCCCGCGTCCAAATGTTGAGATCCTCGGTGCGGTGGTCGTAGTCGTAGTGGGCCGAGTTGTTGGTCAGGTGGTGCTGGATGCAAGGCCGAGGCGATCCCGGATTACAGCAGCTGAACGGCACGCTGTCCATCAGGAACTTGCCTTCCACGTTGCTCAGCACGCGACTGCAACAGAAAGGCCGGCGCACGTCATCGCTCGGCGGCGTCGCCCATGCCGCCCGTTTGCTGCGCCGTGCGCGCGTGTCACTTTGGGCTTTCCCGTTCCATTTGAGGAACTTCATTTCCACCAAAATGTCCACGCCTCGGGCATCCTTCAACAAAGGCGCTCTTGGTTTCGTGACGCGCGTGCCGACCTTTGCTGGAGACGCTAAATCCGTTCTGGCGGTGGTGTGACACCGGCTCGTGTACAAGGCGGCCCTCGGCAGGTGCCGGGTGGTTGCcaattacgccccccccccccccctcagagtGCCAATGTGAAACTCAAATATGGGAAAAGCTGGAGACGTGCGCGCCTCGCTACGACGCGAGCGGACATTTCCGTTTTTGGTCCGGGGGCCGCCCGACGGCGGAGCCGCGTCGACGCGAGAGCGGACGCCGGGCCCGAAGCGTGCGAGAGCGCGGCGGGACGTCATTGACCTTGCCGTGTCGGAAAAGATCGGGCAGCGGCTTAGCGAGGAACTCTCTCTCGCCCGCTAATCCGCCTTCATCCTCGGCCGACCCGCTTCTCATTAGCTCCCGGACGTCCCGCACGCGATTCGCCGGCCGACGGCGAAAGAGGAAACGGCGACGCGACGTTTGCTTTTCCGGCACTCACTCACTCTTTGACTCGGCCGTCGCTCATGTCCAGGTAGCGGTTGCTGATCCACTGGACCTCGAACCAGTCCCGAAAGTTGACGTTCCCGCAGCAGCGGAACTCGATCTGCGTCAAGTCCAGCGTGCGCTTCATGTAGCAGCGGCCCGGCGTGTCGGTGTCCTTGTAGAAGCGGATGCTGTCGTCCAGGCCCCGCGACAGCGTCAGGTAGACGGCGAACTGCAGGAGGAAGCAGAGCagcgccagcagcagcagcagcgcgtTGAAGGCGCAGCACAGCAGCAGGAACCTCCTCAGGCCGGGCTTCCACTTGGAGTACTTGAGCGGGTCCAGCGAGTCGTGGCACACCTTGCCGCCGAAGGCGTTGAGCGCGCAGGCCAGCAGGCCCGCCGGGATCAGCAGGTTGGGCAGCAGGTGGCTCTCGCGCCGCTCCATCAGCTCGCTGCGCTTGCGCAGCTCCACCTTGAAGAAGACGCCCAGGCCCAGGAGCAGCGCGCCGGCCAGGACCGACAGCCAGTAGAGGATCCACAGGCCCTGGGCCAGCTTGACCCGCTTCCGCAGGTCGAACTTGACGGGCATGAAGGGCATCTTGAGCCCGGTGCTGGCGAACCCGGCTCGCTACTCGCCGCTCGCAATTTGCCGCCTGCGTCAGGCCGGGCCacggggggccgggggggctcCCATCGCGCGCCGCCGCAGCTCACGGGTCCTTGGCCGCAAAGTCTTTGGCGCGGCTGCGATCCAGGCGCAAAGTGCCCCGCGCCGGCCCCTAAGCCCCCAAGCCAATTAGCTGAGCCCATCAACGGGCTTACGCTAATtggggccgggccggggcggggcggggcgtcATCACGCGCGGGAAAGCCGCCTGCCGCGGCTCTCTCCCGTCCTTCCGTCACGCTCAGCGATTGAGAGATCAATGGGGGAGGCGCGGCAAAGGATCCGATTTCACTCCGTTTGGCCgagaaaaagctttttttttgttttcctccaggCAAACGTCCCTTTGTGGGATGCAAACAAAAGCGCCCCAACAGAGGTCGGAGCAAGTTTGAAGCGTCGAGTTCCAAAGCGAGTCGCGAGTTCCTTTGGCAAAGTCCGGTCACGACTCGGTTCGGCCCCCTTCCGAGCGGGACGGATCACGCGGGTTTTGTCCCAGAGCGCTCCGCCAAAACCTGCGGAATTCCAAATCGACAACGTTCCCAAAAGCACGAGATCAAATGCTCCGTCCGCATCGATGCATTGCttgtttctctctttttaaCACCGTAGCATTTCCAATCGTCCTTTTGATGAACGACCTTTTTGGTCCACTTTGAGTCGTCCAAATCGGACTTCATTTACGAAGAAGGGCTCGCTCGCTTTGACGCCGACATTCGCCAACTTCCCCAAAGACTCGCGAGGCTCCGGCGCTCGGTGCCTCGCGAGCTTGCAAGAAGCCCTCCTTGTCGGGATTGATTTTTGGGGGGCCTTCGTAACTACAAAAAGGCAAATCAAGTACTTTCACGTTAATTCCTTCTTTGCTCCGCGCCGTGTTTTGCGTGCAAATGTGAGTGGCGAATTGCTTCGGTGATTTGAATGCAATccatgtgttgatttgttttctttcattggaATACGCTGCccacaatatttgttttttacttcctagtcccttgaacataataactgtgttgaatgatgactgatttctctttcctttttactttttacagcattttctgtcaaattattacagtatatgttttatgta containing:
- the prph2b gene encoding peripherin-2b, whose amino-acid sequence is MPFMPVKFDLRKRVKLAQGLWILYWLSVLAGALLLGLGVFFKVELRKRSELMERRESHLLPNLLIPAGLLACALNAFGGKVCHDSLDPLKYSKWKPGLRRFLLLCCAFNALLLLLALLCFLLQFAVYLTLSRGLDDSIRFYKDTDTPGRCYMKRTLDLTQIEFRCCGNVNFRDWFEVQWISNRYLDMSDGRVKDRVLSNVEGKFLMDSVPFSCCNPGSPRPCIQHHLTNNSAHYDYDHRTEDLNIWTRGCREALFSYFSGLMSGAGALVAATVLLQCADMAGLKYLSTALETMSDPENPECESEGWLLEKSVKETLVETLGKIKTLGKSNHVQEGDQEAQA